Proteins from a genomic interval of Bradyrhizobium sp. CCGB01:
- the rpsK gene encoding 30S ribosomal protein S11 has protein sequence MGKEATRVRRRERKNIASGVAHVNSSFNNTTITITDAQGNTIAWSSAGTMGFKGSRKSTPYAAQVAAEDVSKKAQEHGMRTLEVEVAGPGSGRESALRALQAAGFTVTSIRDVTTIPHNGCRPRKRRRV, from the coding sequence ATGGGCAAGGAAGCCACCCGCGTTCGTCGTCGTGAGCGCAAGAACATCGCCTCCGGCGTCGCGCACGTGAACTCGTCGTTCAACAACACGACCATCACCATCACCGACGCACAGGGCAACACGATTGCCTGGTCCTCCGCCGGCACGATGGGCTTCAAGGGTTCGCGCAAGTCGACCCCGTATGCCGCGCAGGTTGCCGCCGAGGACGTGTCCAAGAAGGCGCAGGAGCACGGCATGCGCACGCTGGAAGTCGAAGTCGCTGGTCCCGGTTCGGGCCGCGAGTCGGCGCTCCGCGCGCTCCAGGCCGCGGGCTTCACCGTTACCTCGATCCGCGACGTGACCACGATCCCGCACAACGGTTGCCGTCCCCGCAAGCGTCGGCGCGTTTGA
- the rplP gene encoding 50S ribosomal protein L16 yields the protein MMQPKKTKFRKAHKGRIHGVASSGATLAFGQFGLKATEPERVTARQIEAARRALTRHMKRAGRVWIRVFPDVPVSKKPAEVRMGSGKGSPELWVARVKPGRVLFEIDGVNTQTAREALTLAAAKLPIKTRFVERIAE from the coding sequence ATGATGCAACCTAAGAAAACGAAGTTCCGGAAGGCGCATAAGGGCCGCATCCACGGCGTTGCGTCTTCGGGCGCGACGTTGGCGTTCGGCCAGTTCGGCCTGAAGGCGACCGAGCCTGAGCGCGTCACCGCGCGCCAGATCGAAGCCGCTCGTCGCGCGCTGACCCGTCACATGAAGCGCGCCGGCCGTGTCTGGATCCGCGTGTTCCCCGACGTTCCGGTGTCGAAGAAGCCGGCCGAAGTCCGAATGGGCTCCGGCAAGGGTTCGCCGGAATTGTGGGTCGCGCGCGTCAAGCCGGGCCGGGTGCTGTTCGAGATCGACGGCGTCAACACCCAGACGGCGCGCGAAGCGCTGACCCTGGCGGCCGCCAAGCTGCCGATCAAGACGCGCTTCGTCGAGCGCATTGCGGAGTAA
- the rplE gene encoding 50S ribosomal protein L5: MAEAAYTPRLRAEYDAKIRTAMTEKFGYENVMQVPRLDKVVLNMGVGDSVNDRKKAENAAAELTQIAGQKAIVTYSRIAIATFKLRENQPIGCKVTLRKAHMYEFIDRLVTVALPRVRDFRGLNPKSFDGRGNYSLGIKEHIIFPEIDFDKVTEARGMDITVCTTAKTDEEARALLTAFNFPFRQ; encoded by the coding sequence ATGGCTGAGGCCGCTTACACGCCGCGCCTGCGCGCGGAATACGATGCGAAGATCCGCACGGCGATGACCGAGAAGTTCGGTTATGAGAACGTCATGCAGGTTCCGCGCCTGGACAAGGTCGTCCTGAACATGGGCGTTGGCGATTCCGTCAACGACCGCAAGAAGGCCGAGAACGCCGCTGCCGAGCTGACCCAGATCGCCGGCCAGAAGGCGATCGTGACCTACTCGCGTATCGCGATCGCGACCTTCAAGCTGCGTGAGAACCAGCCGATCGGCTGCAAGGTCACGCTGCGCAAGGCCCACATGTACGAGTTCATCGATCGCCTGGTGACGGTCGCGCTGCCGCGCGTTCGCGACTTCCGCGGCCTGAACCCGAAGAGCTTTGACGGCCGCGGCAACTACTCGCTCGGCATCAAGGAGCACATCATTTTCCCCGAGATCGACTTCGACAAGGTCACGGAAGCCCGCGGTATGGACATCACCGTCTGCACCACGGCCAAGACCGACGAAGAGGCGAGGGCCTTGTTGACCGCTTTCAATTTCCCGTTCCGGCAGTGA
- the rpsM gene encoding 30S ribosomal protein S13, with the protein MARIAGVNIPTNKRVLIALQYIHGIGQKIAGEILEKVKIPEDRRVNQLSDAEVLQIREVIDRDYLVEGDLRREVGINIKRLMDLGCYRGLRHRRGLPVRGQRTHTNARTRKGPAKAIAGKKK; encoded by the coding sequence GTGGCCCGTATTGCCGGCGTGAACATTCCCACCAACAAGCGCGTGCTGATCGCGCTTCAGTACATCCATGGCATCGGTCAGAAGATCGCCGGTGAGATCCTGGAGAAGGTCAAGATCCCCGAGGATCGTCGCGTCAATCAGCTCAGCGACGCCGAAGTGCTCCAGATCCGCGAAGTGATCGACCGCGACTATCTCGTCGAGGGCGACCTGCGTCGTGAGGTCGGCATCAACATCAAGCGTCTGATGGACCTCGGCTGCTATCGCGGCCTGCGTCATCGTCGCGGTCTGCCGGTGCGCGGCCAGCGTACCCACACCAATGCGCGCACGCGCAAGGGGCCGGCCAAGGCCATCGCCGGCAAGAAGAAGTAA
- the rpsQ gene encoding 30S ribosomal protein S17 has protein sequence MPKRTLQGVVVSDKQAKTIVVRVDRRFTHPIYKKTIRRSKNYHAHDESNEFKPGDMVWIEESKPISKLKRWVVIRGEHKKSA, from the coding sequence ATGCCGAAACGTACTTTGCAGGGCGTGGTCGTCAGCGACAAGCAAGCCAAGACCATCGTGGTGCGCGTCGATCGCCGCTTCACGCACCCGATCTACAAGAAGACGATCCGCCGTTCGAAGAACTATCACGCGCACGACGAGAGCAACGAGTTCAAGCCGGGCGACATGGTGTGGATCGAGGAATCGAAGCCGATTTCGAAGTTGAAGCGCTGGGTCGTGATCCGGGGCGAACACAAGAAAAGCGCCTGA
- the rpsN gene encoding 30S ribosomal protein S14 has protein sequence MAKKSSVEKNNRRKRMVKNAAPKRERLKAIIADKTLPMEERFAATLKLAEMPRNSSATRIRLRCELSGRPRSNYRKNKLSRIALRDLGSKGMVPGLVKSSW, from the coding sequence ATGGCAAAGAAGAGTTCAGTCGAGAAGAACAACCGGCGCAAGCGGATGGTGAAGAACGCCGCCCCCAAGCGCGAGCGGTTGAAGGCGATCATCGCCGACAAGACGCTGCCGATGGAGGAGCGGTTCGCCGCGACCCTGAAGCTTGCGGAAATGCCGCGCAATTCGTCGGCGACCCGCATCCGTCTGCGTTGCGAGCTGTCGGGCCGCCCGCGCTCGAACTACCGCAAGAACAAGCTGTCCCGTATCGCGCTGCGCGACCTTGGCTCCAAGGGCATGGTCCCGGGCCTCGTGAAGTCGAGCTGGTAA
- the rpsC gene encoding 30S ribosomal protein S3 yields MGQKINPIGLRLGINRTWDSRWFAGKQEYGKLLHEDVKIREILHKELKQAAVARIVIERPHKKCRVTIHSARPGVVIGKKGADIDKLRKRVADITSSDVVINIVEIRKPELDATLVAESIAQQLERRVAFRRAMKRAVQSAMRLGAEGIRINCSGRLGGAEIARMEWYREGRVPLHTLRADIDYGVATAFTTFGTCGVKVWIFKGEILEHDPMAQDKRMAEGETGGSGDRGGRQRRDTAAA; encoded by the coding sequence ATGGGTCAAAAGATCAATCCGATCGGTCTGCGTCTCGGCATCAACCGGACCTGGGATTCCCGCTGGTTCGCCGGCAAGCAGGAATACGGCAAGCTGCTGCACGAGGACGTCAAGATCCGTGAGATCCTGCACAAGGAGCTCAAGCAGGCGGCCGTCGCCCGCATCGTGATCGAGCGTCCGCACAAGAAGTGCCGCGTCACCATCCACTCGGCTCGTCCGGGCGTGGTGATCGGCAAGAAGGGCGCCGACATCGACAAGCTGCGTAAGCGGGTCGCGGACATCACCTCGTCCGACGTCGTCATCAACATCGTCGAGATCCGCAAGCCGGAGCTCGATGCGACGCTGGTGGCCGAGTCGATCGCGCAGCAGCTGGAGCGCCGCGTGGCGTTCCGCCGTGCCATGAAGCGCGCCGTGCAGTCGGCGATGCGTCTCGGCGCGGAAGGCATCCGCATCAACTGCTCGGGTCGTCTGGGCGGTGCGGAAATCGCGCGCATGGAGTGGTACCGCGAAGGTCGCGTGCCGCTGCACACGCTGCGCGCGGACATCGATTACGGCGTTGCGACCGCGTTCACGACCTTCGGCACCTGCGGCGTCAAGGTCTGGATCTTCAAGGGCGAGATCCTCGAGCACGATCCGATGGCCCAGGACAAGAGAATGGCCGAAGGCGAGACGGGCGGCAGTGGTGATCGTGGTGGCCGTCAGCGCCGCGATACGGCTGCAGCCTAA
- a CDS encoding preprotein translocase subunit SecY encodes MVRLSIFALGILPYLNAAIVIRLLTLVWRRLNALERSGERGRRSIARYTLILTLVFSTFQAYGYASAIQTIPALVPDPDEWPVLAATTSIVGGVFVLVWLSEQMTRYGIGNGLALILSANFLVSIPRNIAGIMELLQQGAISGNLVLGHVVFWIVTVVVIVLVEGARRNIRVQFGARSVGTRQLPVRDAMLPIKLNSAGFLLPVTVAPWIFFLPLAFAGFVVGGDHPLVAAAYQHLQLGQPVHMILVSIAVFVLAFVYTAYVVDPEYTAKSLAQRDGAIPGVAPGEATADYLDRVVSLTTVVGAVYLTALQLIPEVFELYGMALPYSMVVSGGALLVVVCTALDIKTQVRDVSLTNPGGVRR; translated from the coding sequence ATGGTCCGCCTGTCGATCTTCGCGCTCGGCATCCTTCCTTATCTGAACGCAGCGATCGTCATTCGGCTGCTCACGCTGGTGTGGCGGCGCCTGAATGCGCTCGAAAGATCCGGCGAACGCGGCCGGCGCAGCATCGCGCGCTATACGCTGATCCTGACGCTGGTGTTTTCCACCTTCCAGGCCTACGGCTACGCCTCGGCCATCCAGACAATTCCGGCGCTGGTCCCTGATCCGGACGAATGGCCGGTCCTCGCCGCGACCACGTCGATCGTTGGCGGCGTCTTCGTCCTGGTTTGGCTCAGCGAGCAGATGACCCGCTACGGGATCGGCAACGGGCTAGCCCTGATCTTGAGTGCCAACTTTCTCGTCTCCATTCCGCGCAACATCGCCGGCATCATGGAACTTCTCCAGCAGGGGGCGATCTCGGGCAACCTCGTCCTCGGCCACGTCGTATTCTGGATCGTGACCGTCGTCGTGATCGTGCTCGTCGAAGGCGCGCGGCGAAATATTCGGGTCCAGTTCGGTGCACGCAGCGTCGGCACGCGGCAACTGCCGGTGCGCGATGCGATGCTGCCTATCAAGCTCAACAGCGCCGGGTTCTTGCTTCCGGTCACCGTGGCGCCGTGGATTTTCTTCCTGCCGCTTGCCTTCGCCGGCTTCGTTGTGGGTGGCGATCATCCCCTGGTCGCGGCGGCCTACCAGCACCTCCAGCTGGGGCAGCCGGTGCATATGATCCTCGTGTCGATCGCCGTATTCGTGCTCGCGTTCGTCTACACGGCCTATGTCGTCGATCCCGAATACACGGCCAAATCGCTGGCGCAGCGTGACGGCGCAATTCCCGGTGTCGCGCCTGGCGAGGCGACGGCCGACTATCTCGATCGCGTCGTGTCATTGACGACGGTCGTCGGAGCCGTCTACCTGACTGCGCTGCAGTTGATTCCGGAGGTCTTCGAGCTTTACGGGATGGCTCTGCCTTATAGTATGGTCGTCAGTGGTGGTGCGCTGCTCGTTGTGGTTTGCACCGCGCTTGATATCAAAACACAGGTGCGCGACGTATCGCTCACCAATCCGGGGGGCGTACGCCGATGA
- the rplF gene encoding 50S ribosomal protein L6: MSRVGKRPVAVPSGVTATVDGQTVKMKGPKGQLQFVVHDDVEVKLESGQIKVKPRLETNRARALYGTARAQVANLVEGVTKGFEKKLEITGVGYRAAMQGKNLQLALGYSHDVVYAIPEGITITVPKPTEITVTGSDIQRVGQVAAEIRAYRPPEPYKGKGVKYVGEFIFRKEGKKK; this comes from the coding sequence ATGTCACGTGTTGGCAAAAGGCCTGTGGCGGTTCCGTCGGGTGTTACCGCGACCGTCGATGGGCAGACCGTCAAGATGAAGGGGCCGAAGGGCCAGCTTCAGTTCGTCGTCCATGACGACGTCGAGGTGAAGCTCGAGAGCGGCCAGATCAAGGTCAAGCCGCGGCTCGAGACCAACCGCGCGCGGGCCCTGTACGGTACCGCTCGCGCCCAGGTCGCGAATCTGGTCGAAGGCGTCACCAAGGGCTTCGAGAAGAAGCTCGAAATCACCGGCGTCGGCTACCGCGCCGCGATGCAGGGCAAGAACCTGCAGCTCGCGCTCGGCTACAGCCACGACGTGGTCTACGCGATCCCGGAAGGGATCACGATCACGGTGCCGAAGCCGACCGAGATCACGGTGACCGGCAGCGACATCCAGCGCGTCGGCCAGGTCGCGGCCGAAATCCGCGCCTATCGCCCGCCGGAGCCCTACAAGGGCAAGGGCGTGAAGTATGTTGGCGAATTCATCTTCCGCAAGGAAGGCAAGAAGAAGTAA
- the secY gene encoding preprotein translocase subunit SecY: MASAAEQLAANLNFGAFAKADELKKRIWFTLGALLVYRLGTYIPLPGIDPNIWEQVFRSQAGGILGMFNMFAGGGIHRMAIFALNIMPYISASIIIQLLTTVSPQLEALKKEGESGRKLLNQYTRYLTVILAAFQSYGIAVGLEGAGNVVSDPGMFFRLSTAITLTGGTMFLMWLGEQITSRGIGNGISLIILAGIVAELPAALANMLELGRQGAMSTGLILVVIIMAVAVIAFIVFMERAQRRLLIQYPKRQVGNKMFEGQSSHLPLKLNTSGVIPPIFASSLLLLPTTVANFNAGSGPEWFQWITTQLGHGRPLFLIMYLALIVFFAFFYTAIVFNPTETADNLKKHGGFIPGIRPGERTAEYIDYVLSRITVLGAIYLAIVCLIPEILISYASVPFYFGGTSLLIVVSVTMDTVAQVQGYLLAHQYEGLIRKSKLRGRRR; this comes from the coding sequence ATGGCCTCTGCAGCGGAACAACTGGCAGCCAATCTCAATTTCGGTGCGTTTGCCAAGGCTGACGAACTGAAGAAGCGCATCTGGTTCACCCTGGGTGCGCTGCTCGTTTATCGGCTCGGGACCTACATCCCGCTGCCCGGCATCGATCCCAACATCTGGGAGCAGGTGTTCCGTTCCCAGGCGGGCGGCATTCTCGGCATGTTCAACATGTTCGCCGGCGGCGGCATCCACCGCATGGCGATCTTCGCGCTGAACATCATGCCGTATATCTCGGCCTCGATCATCATCCAGCTCCTCACCACCGTCTCGCCGCAGCTCGAGGCGCTGAAGAAGGAAGGTGAGTCCGGCCGCAAGCTGCTGAACCAGTACACCCGCTATCTCACGGTGATCCTGGCTGCGTTCCAGTCCTACGGCATCGCGGTGGGTCTCGAAGGCGCCGGCAACGTCGTCAGCGACCCCGGCATGTTCTTCCGCCTGTCCACGGCGATCACGCTGACCGGCGGCACCATGTTCCTGATGTGGCTGGGTGAGCAGATCACCTCGCGCGGCATCGGCAACGGCATCTCGCTGATCATTCTCGCCGGCATCGTCGCCGAGCTGCCCGCGGCGCTCGCCAACATGCTCGAGCTCGGCCGTCAGGGCGCGATGTCGACCGGTCTGATCCTGGTCGTCATCATCATGGCGGTCGCCGTGATCGCCTTCATCGTGTTCATGGAGCGCGCCCAGCGCCGGCTGCTGATCCAGTATCCGAAGCGCCAGGTCGGCAACAAGATGTTCGAGGGCCAGTCCTCGCATCTGCCACTCAAGCTCAACACCTCCGGCGTGATCCCGCCGATCTTCGCGTCCTCGCTGTTGTTGCTGCCGACCACGGTTGCGAACTTCAACGCGGGCAGCGGGCCGGAATGGTTCCAGTGGATCACGACCCAGCTCGGCCACGGCCGTCCGCTGTTCCTGATCATGTATCTCGCGCTGATCGTGTTCTTCGCGTTCTTCTACACCGCGATCGTGTTCAACCCGACCGAGACCGCGGACAATCTGAAGAAGCACGGCGGCTTCATCCCCGGCATCCGTCCGGGCGAGCGCACCGCCGAATATATCGACTACGTGCTGTCGCGCATCACCGTGCTCGGTGCGATCTACCTGGCGATCGTCTGCTTGATCCCGGAAATCCTGATCTCCTATGCCTCGGTGCCGTTCTACTTCGGCGGCACCTCGCTGCTGATCGTCGTCAGCGTTACCATGGACACGGTGGCGCAGGTGCAGGGCTATCTGCTGGCCCATCAGTATGAGGGCCTGATCCGGAAGTCGAAGCTGCGCGGTCGCCGTAGATGA
- the rplR gene encoding 50S ribosomal protein L18 has translation MSKAKVTNARRKRSVRLKLRRSGGGRPRLSVFRSSKHIYAQVIDDLKGETLASASSLEKSMRDGGKTGADIDAAKAVGKLLAERAAEKGVKEVVFDRGSYLYHGRVKALADAARESGLSF, from the coding sequence ATGTCCAAAGCCAAGGTTACGAATGCCCGGCGCAAGCGGAGTGTGCGGCTGAAGCTGCGCCGCTCCGGTGGCGGCCGTCCGCGCCTGTCGGTGTTCCGCTCGTCCAAGCACATCTACGCCCAGGTCATCGACGACCTGAAGGGCGAGACGCTGGCCTCTGCCTCGTCGCTCGAGAAGTCGATGCGCGACGGCGGCAAGACCGGCGCCGACATCGATGCGGCGAAGGCGGTCGGCAAGCTGCTGGCCGAGCGCGCCGCCGAGAAGGGTGTCAAGGAAGTCGTGTTCGATCGCGGCAGCTACCTCTATCACGGGCGCGTCAAGGCTCTTGCCGACGCAGCGCGTGAGAGCGGGCTGAGCTTCTAA
- the rpsE gene encoding 30S ribosomal protein S5, producing the protein MAAEREQRGGRDQRGGGRERREREERDSEFVDKLVHINRVAKVVKGGKRFGFAALVVIGDQKGRAGFGHGKAREVPEAIRKATESAKRNLTRVSLREGRTLHHDIAGRHGAGRVYLRAAPAGTGIIAGGPMRAVFETLGVQDVVAKSIGSSNPYNMVRATFDALKHQDSPRSVAARRNIKVSTLQSRRIGGDAEAAAD; encoded by the coding sequence ATGGCAGCTGAACGCGAACAACGTGGTGGACGCGATCAACGCGGCGGCGGACGTGAACGCAGGGAGCGCGAGGAGCGCGACAGCGAGTTCGTCGACAAGCTCGTCCACATCAACCGCGTGGCCAAGGTCGTCAAGGGCGGCAAGCGCTTCGGTTTCGCAGCGCTGGTCGTGATCGGCGACCAGAAGGGCCGCGCCGGCTTCGGTCACGGCAAGGCGCGCGAAGTGCCCGAGGCGATCCGCAAGGCAACCGAGTCCGCCAAGCGCAACCTGACCCGCGTCTCGCTGCGCGAGGGCCGCACGCTGCATCATGACATCGCCGGCCGTCACGGCGCGGGCCGCGTCTATTTGCGTGCAGCCCCGGCCGGTACCGGCATCATCGCCGGCGGCCCGATGCGCGCCGTGTTCGAGACGCTCGGCGTCCAGGACGTGGTGGCGAAGTCGATCGGCTCGTCGAACCCGTACAACATGGTTCGCGCCACCTTCGACGCGCTGAAGCATCAGGATTCGCCGCGCTCGGTCGCAGCCCGCCGCAACATCAAGGTGTCCACCCTCCAGTCCCGCCGTATCGGTGGTGACGCCGAGGCGGCTGCCGACTAA
- the rplX gene encoding 50S ribosomal protein L24, with protein sequence MAAKIRKGDKVVVLTGRDKGRTGEVFEVRPAAGTALVRGINMVKRHQKQTQAQEGGIISKESPIQLSNIAYVGKDGKPTRVGFKILADGKKVRIAKSSGAEIDG encoded by the coding sequence ATGGCTGCGAAGATCCGCAAGGGCGACAAGGTCGTCGTGCTGACCGGCCGCGACAAGGGCCGCACCGGCGAAGTGTTCGAAGTGCGTCCCGCCGCCGGCACGGCGCTGGTGCGCGGCATCAACATGGTCAAGCGTCACCAGAAGCAGACGCAGGCCCAGGAGGGCGGCATCATCTCGAAGGAGTCGCCGATCCAACTGTCCAACATCGCGTATGTCGGCAAGGACGGAAAGCCGACCCGCGTCGGATTCAAGATTCTGGCGGACGGCAAGAAGGTCCGCATCGCCAAGAGCTCGGGAGCTGAGATCGATGGCTGA
- the rpmD gene encoding 50S ribosomal protein L30 → MAKAAKTIKLEQTGSAIRRHHSQRSTLIGLKLNKIGRTSELPDTPAVRGMIEKVHHLVRIVDEK, encoded by the coding sequence ATGGCCAAGGCCGCAAAGACGATCAAGCTCGAGCAGACCGGCAGCGCGATCCGCCGCCATCACTCGCAGCGTTCGACGCTGATCGGGCTCAAGCTCAACAAGATCGGCCGCACCAGCGAACTGCCGGACACCCCGGCAGTCCGCGGCATGATCGAGAAGGTTCACCATCTCGTCCGCATCGTCGACGAGAAGTAA
- the rplN gene encoding 50S ribosomal protein L14, giving the protein MIQMQTNLDVADNSGARRVMCIKVLGGSKRRYATIGDIIVVSIKEAIPRGKVKKGDVMKAVVVRVRKDIRRADGSVIRFDRNAAVLINNQSEPVGTRIFGPVPRELRAKNHMKIISLAPEVL; this is encoded by the coding sequence ATGATTCAGATGCAGACCAACCTCGACGTGGCCGACAATTCTGGCGCACGCCGTGTCATGTGTATCAAGGTGCTCGGGGGCTCCAAGCGCCGCTACGCCACGATCGGCGACATCATCGTCGTCTCGATCAAGGAAGCGATTCCGCGTGGCAAGGTGAAGAAGGGCGACGTGATGAAGGCCGTCGTGGTGCGCGTCCGCAAGGACATCCGCCGCGCCGACGGTTCGGTCATCCGCTTCGACCGCAACGCCGCCGTCCTGATCAACAATCAGTCCGAGCCGGTCGGCACCCGTATCTTCGGGCCCGTGCCGCGCGAGCTGCGCGCCAAGAACCACATGAAGATCATCTCGCTCGCGCCGGAGGTGCTGTGA
- the rpsH gene encoding 30S ribosomal protein S8, whose amino-acid sequence MSTHDPISDLITRIRNAQMRSKTKVSTPGSKMRENVLEVLKSEGYIRGYATLEHSSGRSEIEIELKYFDGEPVIREIERVSKPGRRVYASVKNLPRVNNGLGISVLSTPKGIMADHSARDANVGGEVLFTVF is encoded by the coding sequence ATGTCTACGCACGATCCAATCAGCGATCTGATCACCCGCATCCGCAACGCGCAGATGCGCTCGAAGACCAAGGTGTCCACGCCTGGTTCGAAGATGCGCGAGAACGTGTTGGAGGTCCTCAAGTCCGAGGGCTACATCCGCGGCTACGCCACGCTCGAGCACTCCTCGGGCCGCAGCGAGATCGAGATCGAGCTGAAGTATTTCGACGGCGAGCCCGTCATCCGCGAGATCGAACGTGTCTCCAAGCCCGGGCGCCGCGTTTACGCCTCGGTGAAGAACCTGCCGCGCGTCAACAACGGGCTCGGCATTTCGGTGTTGTCGACGCCGAAGGGGATCATGGCCGACCACAGCGCGCGCGACGCGAATGTGGGCGGTGAAGTCCTCTTCACGGTGTTCTGA
- a CDS encoding adenylate kinase, with translation MRIILLGPPGSGKGTQAQLLVQRYGIVQLSTGEMLRAAVAAGTPVGLKAKEIMASGSLVPDEVVVGIISDRIDQPDARNGFILDGFPRTVPQAEALDELLRHKHLKLDAVIELRVNESALLSRVETRVAQMRERGEEVRVDDTPEVLTKRLANYRNQTEPLIHYYSERRKLSTIDGMMAIDEVTRAIHRQLLALGAVEPKTHARSAAKAAPAKKARGTKTSAKKSAKKPAKAAKKAAKSAKTAKKAAKKAVKGAKKTAKKTAKKTAKKAVKKTAKKAVKKGSKKGPKKVTKKRAKR, from the coding sequence ATGAGAATTATACTGCTGGGACCGCCGGGGTCGGGCAAGGGGACCCAGGCGCAGCTGCTGGTGCAGCGCTATGGCATCGTCCAGCTATCGACCGGCGAGATGCTGCGCGCGGCCGTTGCGGCGGGAACGCCGGTCGGGCTGAAAGCCAAGGAGATCATGGCCAGCGGCAGCCTCGTGCCCGACGAAGTCGTGGTGGGAATCATCTCCGATCGGATCGACCAGCCGGACGCCAGGAACGGCTTCATCCTCGACGGCTTCCCGCGCACCGTGCCGCAGGCCGAAGCGCTGGATGAGCTGCTCAGGCACAAGCATCTCAAGCTCGACGCCGTGATCGAGCTCCGCGTCAACGAGAGCGCGCTCCTGAGCCGCGTCGAGACTCGCGTCGCCCAGATGCGGGAGCGTGGGGAGGAGGTCCGGGTCGATGACACCCCGGAGGTCCTGACCAAGCGGTTAGCCAACTACCGCAACCAGACGGAACCGCTGATTCACTACTATTCCGAGCGGCGGAAGCTCTCGACCATCGACGGCATGATGGCCATCGACGAGGTCACCCGCGCCATTCACCGCCAGCTCCTGGCGCTCGGGGCGGTCGAGCCCAAGACGCACGCCCGGAGCGCGGCCAAGGCGGCGCCGGCCAAGAAGGCCAGGGGAACCAAGACGTCAGCGAAGAAATCGGCCAAAAAGCCGGCAAAAGCGGCCAAAAAGGCTGCCAAATCGGCCAAAACTGCCAAAAAGGCCGCCAAGAAGGCCGTGAAGGGCGCCAAGAAGACAGCCAAGAAGACAGCCAAGAAAACGGCCAAAAAGGCGGTCAAAAAGACCGCCAAGAAGGCCGTCAAAAAAGGTTCGAAGAAGGGACCAAAAAAGGTCACGAAAAAGCGAGCCAAACGCTAG
- the rpmC gene encoding 50S ribosomal protein L29, with amino-acid sequence MAQMKIEDIRAMSPDQQDDAILNLKKERFNLRFQRATGQLENTSRLREARRDIARIKTVAAQTRAKKK; translated from the coding sequence ATGGCACAGATGAAGATCGAAGACATCCGCGCGATGAGCCCCGACCAGCAGGATGACGCCATCCTGAACCTGAAGAAGGAGCGCTTCAACCTGCGCTTCCAGCGCGCCACCGGGCAGCTCGAGAACACCTCGCGCCTGCGCGAGGCTCGCCGTGACATCGCCCGGATCAAGACCGTCGCCGCGCAGACGCGCGCGAAGAAGAAGTAA
- the rplO gene encoding 50S ribosomal protein L15 gives MKLSDIADNAGSRKKRMRVGRGIGSGKGKQSGRGGKGQTARSGVRIKGFEGGQMPMHRRLPKRGFNNIFRVEFAEINLDRLQEAVDAKKIDAGSVVNVEALVKGGVLRRAKAGLRLLGRGELKSKLNIEVHGATKTAIAAVEKAGGSVKILAPAKEEGEAA, from the coding sequence ATGAAGCTCAGCGATATCGCCGACAACGCCGGCTCGCGCAAAAAGCGTATGCGCGTCGGCCGCGGCATCGGTTCGGGTAAGGGCAAGCAGTCCGGCCGCGGCGGCAAGGGCCAGACCGCGCGTTCGGGCGTGCGCATCAAGGGTTTCGAAGGCGGCCAGATGCCGATGCATCGCCGTCTGCCCAAGCGCGGCTTCAACAACATCTTCCGCGTCGAGTTCGCCGAGATCAATCTCGACCGGCTCCAGGAAGCGGTCGATGCCAAGAAGATCGACGCCGGCAGCGTCGTGAACGTCGAGGCCCTGGTGAAGGGCGGCGTGCTGCGCCGCGCCAAGGCCGGCCTGCGGCTGCTCGGCCGTGGCGAGCTCAAGTCGAAGCTCAACATCGAAGTGCATGGTGCCACCAAGACCGCGATTGCCGCGGTCGAGAAGGCCGGCGGCTCGGTGAAGATCCTCGCCCCCGCCAAGGAAGAAGGCGAGGCGGCGTAA